The following coding sequences are from one Pseudomonas sp. Teo4 window:
- the frr gene encoding ribosome recycling factor, whose translation MINDIKKDAQERMTKSIEALGRNLAAIRTGRAHPSILDSVKVTAWGSEMPLNQVAAITVEDARTLKIVAHDKNLSAAIEKAILTSDLGLNPSSAGTTIRVPMPALTEETRKGYTKQASGVAEDAKVAVRNVRRDALADLKKLTKDKEISEDEERRAADEIQKLTDKFVAEVDAAFKAKEKDLMAV comes from the coding sequence ATGATCAACGACATCAAGAAAGACGCCCAGGAGCGCATGACCAAGTCCATCGAGGCCCTGGGTCGCAACCTGGCGGCGATCCGCACCGGTCGCGCCCACCCAAGCATCCTGGACAGCGTCAAGGTCACTGCGTGGGGCAGCGAGATGCCGCTGAACCAGGTGGCTGCGATTACCGTCGAAGACGCCCGTACCCTGAAGATCGTCGCCCACGACAAGAATCTCAGCGCCGCTATCGAGAAGGCTATCCTGACTTCCGACCTGGGTCTGAACCCGTCCAGCGCCGGCACCACCATCCGTGTGCCGATGCCAGCCCTGACCGAGGAAACCCGCAAGGGTTACACCAAGCAGGCCAGCGGCGTCGCCGAAGATGCCAAGGTTGCGGTCCGCAACGTGCGTCGTGACGCGCTCGCCGACCTGAAGAAGCTGACCAAGGACAAGGAAATCAGCGAAGACGAAGAGCGTCGCGCCGCTGACGAGATCCAGAAGCTGACCGACAAGTTCGTCGCTGAAGTCGACGCTGCGTTCAAAGCCAAGGAAAAGG